The Longimicrobiales bacterium genome segment ACGCCGTTTGAGCAGCTCCAGCAGCGCGATCGTGAAGAGTGGACGCGATGCGATCCAGGCGGCCTCGGGATGCTGTATCAGCCAGCCATGCGCGGTTCCGGAAGCCGGATCGACGCTCATGTCCACGGACCGGCCGTGGCGCAGGTAGATCCGGCCGGACGCGTCGTCGTAGAGGACGGTGCCGTCAGTCAGATCGTACACGGGACGCGCGGCTGCAGGGATCTCCATGCGTTTCATTCCGGCCTTCGCCCGCTGCAACACGAATCGGAGCATCGGGGCGGACGCGCCGGGCGGCGGGAAACGGCGGAATCGTCCACGCAGCAGGCCGATCAGCGCAGCATCATCGCTCTCGACGTGGATCGAAACGCCGTGGAAGTCGAAGCGGAACGTGGTCGCCGCGCTCATGCCGAGCGTGTGGCCTCGTGATGCGTCGAGGATGACGCATCCCCGGGTGCGGGGAACGGCATCCGGAACACCTCGCCGAATTGCACGGTCGGGTCGCGCCGCTCCAGGAAGGGTACACCGTCGAGCTCGAGCCAGCAGTGCCCCGCAAACCGGTCGGCCGGTCGCCCGACTCCGAAACACAGGGAAACGTCATAACCGGCACGGCGCAGAAGCACGAACAGCACCGCGCCGCGCCCGAGGCAGTCGCGGCGAAGGCCACGGATGCGCGAGCGCTGCACGCGCCGCACGCAGCGGATGATCAGCTTCGCCGCAACGGGATCACGCGCCGGCGCCACGCGACCT includes the following:
- a CDS encoding lasso peptide biosynthesis B2 protein yields the protein GRVAPARDPVAAKLIIRCVRRVQRSRIRGLRRDCLGRGAVLFVLLRRAGYDVSLCFGVGRPADRFAGHCWLELDGVPFLERRDPTVQFGEVFRMPFPAPGDASSSTHHEATRSA